A stretch of the Gemmatirosa kalamazoonensis genome encodes the following:
- a CDS encoding type IV pilus modification PilV family protein, which yields MSARVAAPPRHARRGFTLVEVVFAILLLSVGLLALATLGVTSSKMTRGGSVQTVASALAQARFDSLASIPCQTFVSAGTTTGKPPVYRGITERWVVTAATYRLDLQDTLTVPGRSRPLVYRNVLPCR from the coding sequence GTGAGCGCGCGCGTCGCCGCGCCGCCGCGCCACGCGCGCCGCGGCTTCACTCTCGTCGAGGTCGTGTTCGCCATCCTGCTGCTGTCGGTCGGCCTCCTCGCGCTCGCGACGCTCGGCGTCACGTCGTCGAAGATGACGCGCGGCGGAAGCGTGCAGACGGTGGCGTCGGCCCTCGCGCAGGCGCGCTTCGACTCCCTCGCCAGCATCCCGTGTCAGACGTTCGTCTCCGCGGGGACCACGACGGGCAAGCCGCCGGTCTATCGCGGCATCACCGAACGGTGGGTCGTGACCGCCGCCACGTACCGCCTGGATCTGCAGGACACGCTGACGGTGCCCGGCCGCTCGCGCCCCCTCGTCTACAGGAACGTGCTCCCATGCCGCTGA
- a CDS encoding pilus assembly FimT family protein, whose translation MVHITDSVTRRRSPFARSGFSLTELLIALVMASILATMAGSPLARARNAFAVRAVRQTITAVLDAARAGAVQRGRTGRFVVRGNAVLAYVDTVAIAGGSVVGTYTVMAPEDFLTAYGAKLSLASPGDTLVAYDGRGFANPRLGRIARVIITKGTAKDSVCITNLGQVMPRGCSL comes from the coding sequence ATGGTGCACATCACTGATTCCGTCACGCGTCGTCGCTCGCCGTTCGCGCGGTCCGGGTTCTCGCTCACGGAGCTCCTGATCGCCCTCGTGATGGCCAGCATCCTCGCAACGATGGCCGGGTCGCCGCTGGCGCGTGCGCGCAATGCGTTCGCGGTGCGTGCGGTGCGCCAGACCATCACCGCCGTGCTCGACGCGGCGCGGGCCGGCGCCGTGCAGCGTGGCCGCACCGGCCGATTCGTCGTTCGCGGCAACGCGGTGCTCGCGTACGTCGATACCGTCGCGATCGCGGGCGGCTCGGTGGTCGGTACGTACACCGTGATGGCCCCGGAGGACTTTCTCACCGCGTACGGCGCCAAGCTGTCGCTCGCCTCGCCCGGCGACACGCTGGTGGCGTACGACGGGCGGGGCTTCGCGAACCCGCGCCTCGGCCGCATCGCGAGAGTCATCATCACCAAGGGCACCGCCAAGGACTCGGTGTGCATCACGAATCTCGGTCAGGTCATGCCGCGCGGGTGCTCGCTGTGA
- a CDS encoding M15 family metallopeptidase, with amino-acid sequence MQRAHVRRTALAFAGILLLAGACLGVRGLRTPTALAEPAAPAPAPAPAPPAVVDSSASAREADALAYAGRDAHRRPRYVRRAFTDEERALLRDAFGIADPNRLWLPDSTPAAVLRYDGAGGLAARVGYRSWRRHGETWEAFVARIRALDRRAWPGAARSSYHTGLAWLDADARVAFAELLDAARAAGFTVRVAETYRAPERQAYLLAHGNGQTFTATSAHQYGRAADILVGDGRIDTMRKVREWIRFRRWVLAWGEGRFRLVGTPSDTFDWPHVELADPPVGFRSVDELLDAARTCLTTPPRDADDDPCALPRDDGARATLRARVAHARHTDTLATPVTLANARHGDVRSVSPVSR; translated from the coding sequence GTGCAGCGCGCCCACGTCCGTCGCACCGCGCTCGCCTTCGCCGGCATCCTCCTGCTCGCGGGCGCGTGCCTCGGCGTCCGCGGCCTGCGCACCCCGACCGCGCTCGCCGAGCCCGCCGCGCCGGCGCCGGCGCCCGCGCCCGCGCCGCCGGCCGTCGTCGACAGCTCGGCATCCGCGCGCGAGGCCGATGCCCTCGCCTACGCCGGCCGCGACGCGCACCGCCGGCCGCGCTACGTGCGGCGCGCGTTCACCGACGAGGAGCGCGCCCTGCTCCGCGACGCGTTCGGCATCGCCGACCCGAACCGGCTCTGGCTCCCCGACTCCACGCCCGCGGCCGTGCTTCGCTACGACGGCGCCGGCGGTCTCGCGGCACGCGTCGGCTACCGCTCGTGGCGGCGGCACGGCGAGACGTGGGAGGCGTTCGTCGCCCGCATCCGCGCGCTCGATCGTCGCGCGTGGCCGGGCGCGGCGCGCAGCTCGTATCACACCGGCCTCGCGTGGCTCGACGCCGATGCGCGCGTCGCGTTCGCCGAGCTGCTCGACGCCGCGCGCGCCGCCGGCTTCACCGTGCGCGTCGCCGAGACGTACCGCGCCCCAGAGCGACAGGCGTACCTGCTCGCGCACGGCAACGGGCAGACGTTCACCGCGACCTCCGCGCATCAGTACGGGCGCGCCGCCGACATCCTCGTCGGCGACGGCCGCATCGACACGATGCGCAAGGTGCGCGAGTGGATCCGCTTCCGTCGGTGGGTGCTCGCGTGGGGCGAGGGCCGCTTCCGCCTCGTCGGCACGCCGTCCGACACGTTCGACTGGCCGCACGTGGAGCTCGCCGATCCGCCCGTCGGCTTCCGCTCCGTCGACGAGCTGCTCGACGCCGCGCGCACGTGCCTAACGACGCCGCCGCGCGACGCCGACGACGATCCCTGCGCGCTGCCGCGCGACGATGGCGCGCGCGCCACACTGCGTGCACGTGTCGCGCACGCGCGACACACCGACACACTCGCGACGCCCGTCACACTCGCGAACGCGCGACATGGTGACGTGCGCTCGGTCTCGCCCGTCAGCCGGTAG